In Phyllostomus discolor isolate MPI-MPIP mPhyDis1 chromosome 2, mPhyDis1.pri.v3, whole genome shotgun sequence, the following are encoded in one genomic region:
- the UMPS gene encoding uridine 5'-monophosphate synthase yields the protein MSATGAALGSLVTDLYDVQAFKFGNFVLKSGLSSPVYIDLRGIVSRPRLLSQVAELLFQTARNEGINFDTVCGVPYTALPLATVICSTNQIPMLVRRKETKDYGTKRLVEGAINPGENCLIIEDVVTSGSSVLETVEILRKEGLKVTDAIVLLDREQGGKDKLQVHGIRLHSVCTLSKMLEILEQQEKIDAEMVERVKRFIQENVFVAADPNDSHLSIKKAPQELSFGVRAELPRIHPVASKLLRLMQKKETNLCLSADVSESRELLQVADALGPSICMLKTHVDIMNDFTLDVMKELTALAKHHEFLIFEDRKFADIGNTVKKQYEGGVFKIASWADLVNAHVVPGSGIVKGLQEVGRPLQRGCLLIAEMSSAGSLATGNYTKAAVKMAEEHSEFVIGFISGSRVSMKPEFLHLTPGVQLEAGGDNLGQQYSSPQEVIGKRGSDIIIVGRGILASANRLEAAEMYRKAAWEAYLSRLGN from the exons GGCATTGTGTCTCGACCACGTCTTCTGAGTCAG gttgCAGAACTTTTATTCCAAACTGCCCGAAATGAGGGGATCAATTTTGACACCGTCTGTGGAGTGCCTTACACGGCTTTACCATTGGCTACTGTCATCTGTTCAACGAACCAAATTCCAATGCTcgtcagaaggaaagaaacaaaggattatg GTACCAAGCGTCTTGTAGAAGGGGCTATTAATCCAGGAGAAAACTGTTTGATCATTGAAGATGTCGTTACCAGTGGATCTAGTGTTTTGGAAACTGTTGAGATTCTTAGGAAGGAGGGCTTAAAGGTCACTGATGCCATAGTGCTGCTGGACAGGGAACAAGGAGGCAAGGATAAGTTGCAGGTACATGGGATTCGTCTCCACTCAGTGTGTACATTGTCCAAAATGCTGGAGATTCTTGAGCAACAGGAAAAAATTGATGCTGAGATGGTTGAGAGAGTGAAGAGATTTATTCAGGAGAATGTTTTTGTGGCAGCTGATCCTAATGATTCTCACCTATCTATAAAGAAAGCACCCCAAGAACTCAGCTTTGGTGTACGGGCAGAGCTGCCCAGGATCCACCCAGTTGCATCAAAGCTTCTCAGACTTATGCAAAAGAAGGAGACCAATCTGTGCCTGTCTGCTGACGTCTCAGAGTCCAGAGAGCTACTGCAGGTAGCAGATGCATTAGGACCCAGCATCTGCATGCTCAAGACTCATGTAGACATTATGAATGATTTTACTCTGGATGTGATGAAGGAGTTAACAGCTCTGGCGAAACACCatgagtttttaatatttgaagaCCGGAAATTTGCAGATATAGGAAACACAGTGAAAAAGCAGTATGAAG GTGGTGTCTTTAAAATAGCTTCCTGGGCGGATCTAGTGAATGCTCACGTGGTGCCAGGCTCAGGCATTGTGAAAGGCCTGCAAGAGGTCGGCCGGCCTTTGCAGCGGGGGTGCCTGCTCATTGCAGAAATGAGCTCCGCTGGCTCCTTGGCCACTGGGAACTATACTAAAGCAGCG GTTAAAATGGCTGAGGAGCATTCTGAATTTgtgattggttttatttctggatcCCGAGTAAGCATGAAACCAGAATTTCTTCACTTGACTCCAGGAGTCCAGTTAGAAGCAGGAG GTGACAATCTTGGCCAGCAGTACAGTAGCCCACAGGAAGTTATTGGCAAACGGGGTTCCGATATCATCATTGTAGGCCGGGGCATACTGGCATCAGCTAATCGTCTGGAAGCAGCTGAGATGTACAGAAAAGCTGCCTGGGAAGCTTACTTGAGTAGACTTGGCAACTGA